One genomic window of Cololabis saira isolate AMF1-May2022 chromosome 3, fColSai1.1, whole genome shotgun sequence includes the following:
- the LOC133441086 gene encoding endoribonuclease ZC3H12A produces the protein MAEVHGSQSLASDLLDADSQELQIKVDFFRKLGYSTTDVKAALRKVGLSTDTNSVLGELVRTRTDNGPSVSDSDERNTSLKDSLLPPSWALGSGRIMGDQKSTDTELRPVVIDGSNVAMSHGNKEVFSCRGIRLAVDFFLDRSHNNITVFVPSWRKEQPRADFPITDQHILLELEKQKIVVFTPSRRVGGKRVVCYDDRFIVKLAYESDGVIVSNDTYRDLQGERPEWKKCIEERLLMYSFVNDKFMPPDDPLGRHGPSLDNFLRKKPLPAQQKKQLCPYDKKCTYGIKCKFYHPERANHSYLSLADELREKAQISSVKEERMSRLSPKQPQSKHKLAGNVSPHPRDAQLPRDQQGSPVSGQVSENKVLHWESPITTTNHMPVAGGHCQKEWSGLHFMPNPYYANMSHEYVDSGFGSVESQYSDISHSLSNTHRLRRQHQNALVESQQSMVHFEENNANPSCRCCSHPQKQQNDNIDYTSLSTYDTFPPHMVPHSFPHQHSLPCHPHYPGAPHIQQNYWSDSFPRLPLARTTSSLPCVVHSSHSHKSCCSFECHQYETWRQQRQSPPLAFDVQRSELRKKLQAIFHPGQVDIVMEMFPHLMDAEKLAAKIINLKTQGGL, from the exons ATGGCCGAGGTGCATGGTAGTCAGAGTTTGGCCTCAGACCTGCTGGATGCAGACAGTCAAGAGCTCCAGATCAAAGTTGACTTCTTCAGGAAACTGGGTTACTCCACAACAGATGTGAAGGCTGCTTTGAGGAAGGTTGGCCTAAGCACAGACACCAACTCGGTGCTGGGAGAGCTGGTTAGGACCAGAACCGACAATGGCCCCAGTGTTTCTGATAGTGATGAAAGAAACACAAGTCTGAAAGACTCTCTTCTGCCTCCCAGTTGGGCTCTCGGGTCTGGAAGAATAATGGGGGACCAAAAGAGTACAGACACAGAACTGAGACCTGTTGTCATTGATGGCAGCAATGTTGCAATGAG TCATGGCAACAAGGAAGTGTTCTCATGTCGAGGCATACGGCTGGCCGTGGACTTCTTCCTTGACAGAAGCCATAATAACATAACTGTGTTTGTTCCTTCTTGGCGCAAAGAGCAACCCAGAGCTGATTTCCCCATAACAG ATCAACACATCCTGCTGGAgcttgaaaaacagaaaatagttGTTTTCACGCCATCGCGCCGTGTTGGGGGCAAGCGGGTGGTCTGCTACGATGACCGTTTCATCGTCAAGCTGGCGTACGAGTCAGATGGAGTGATCGTATCCAACGACACCTACCGTGATCTCCAGGGGGAAAGGCCTGAGTGGAAGAAATGCATTGAGGAGAGGCTCCTCATGTACTCCTTTGTGAATGACAA GTTTATGCCTCCAGATGACCCACTGGGTCGACACGGCCCCAGCCTCGACAACTTCCTCAGGAAAAAGCCTCTGCCTGCGCAGCAGAAGAAACAACTCTGTCCATATG ACAAAAAGTGCACTTATGGAATTAAATGCAAGTTCTACCACCCTGAGAGGGCTAACCATTCGTATTTGTCCTTGGCTGATGAATTAAGAGAAAAGGCCCAGATATCTTCTGTAAAAGAAGAGCGAATGTCAAGATTGTCACCCAAACAGCCTCAGTCTAAGCATAAGTTGGCTGGTAATGTCTCCCCCCATCCTCGAGACGCGCAGCTCCCCAGAGACCAGCAGGGTTCCCCGGTTTCTGGTCAGgtcagtgaaaataaagtgcttCACTGGGAGAGTCCTATAACCACTACAAACCATATGCCCGTGGCAGGGGGTCACTGTCAGAAAGAGTGGTCTGGGTTACACTTCATGCCAAATCCCTACTATGCCAACATGTCTCATGAGTATGTGGATTCTGGCTTTGGCTCTGTTGAGAGCCAATATTCTGACATTTCTCATTCCCTCAGCAACACCCACCGTCTCAGGCGCCAGCATCAGAATGCCCTTGTTGAATCCCAGCAATCCATGGTACATTTCGAGGAAAATAACGCAAATCCGTCCTGCAGGTGCTGCTCCCATCCTCAAAAGCAGCAAAATGACAACATTGATTACACAAGTTTATCCACCTATGACACCTTCCCTCCGCATATGGTCCCACATAGTTTTCCCCACCAGCACAGCCTCCCCTGCCATCCCCACTACCCTGGAGCCCCCCATATTCAACAAAATTACTGGTCAGATTCCTTTCCGAGGCTGCCACTTGCCAGGACGACGAGTAGTCTCCCCTGCGTGGTCCATTCCTCCCATTCACACAAGTCTTGCTGCTCCTTTGAGTGTCATCAGTATGAAACTTGGAGGCAGCAACGACAATCACCTCCTCTTGCATTTGACGTGCAAAGGTCAGAACTGCGCAAGAAACTGCAAGCCATCTTCCACCCAGGACAGGTGGATATTGTCATGGAGATGTTCCCGCATCTGATGGATGCTGAAAAACTGGCTGCAAAGATAATAAACCTGAAGACTCAAGGAGGATTatga
- the LOC133441085 gene encoding uncharacterized protein LOC133441085, translated as MSAYRYILRAVFTWTFRGILCTCRFLWICPYNAIKFLPREKHVIEDKSRLSKRPVDSEHKVTAAIPGSPDRINALHTRLNKTDKEIHSLKARIACERASWERRFAELQRRQEDLRNQLVSETGVVLKVGSFEDRGESGVDNGDIFDEYSRGLHQRRRSEVSSRSDSSASSLLGSQLSSSSALSSRPASSASSTSSLRSWRTCHAPHRVFVPHSPMDLQLGHRVRIMLPSGRISTGTIRFLGHLQGEADLHLGVELQTPDAALCDGSHKGRSYFECRPGHGAFVPFHKLLMAWE; from the exons ATGTCAGCATACCGGTACATCCTGCGGGCTGTGTTTACATGGACATTCAGGGGAATACTCTGCACCTGTAGGTTCCTTTGG ATTTGCCCATACAATGCAATCAAGTTCTTGCCGAGAGAAAAGCACGTCATCGAGGACAAAAGCAGACTTTCAAAACGACCTGTGG ATTCGGAGCATAAAGTGACTGCAGCCATTCCAGGGAGCCCTGACCGAATAAATGCACTCCATACAAGACTGAACAAAACAGATAAAGAGATCCACTCGCTCAAAGCCAGGATCGCCTGTGAGAGAGCATCATGGGAAAGGAGATTTGCAGAGCTACAAAGGCGGCAGGAAGACCTTCGCAATCAG CTAGTCTCCGAAACGGGAGTTGTCTTGAAAGTGGGCTCTTTTGAAGACCGGGGAGAGTCAGGAGTAGACAATGGAGACATATTCGATGAGTACTCAA GAGGACTTCACCAACGCAGAAGGTCGGAGGTGTCATCAAGAAGCGACAGCTCTGCGAGCAGTTTGTTAGGCAGCCAGCTGTCCTCATCATCAGCACTGAGCTCAAGACCTGCTTCCTCTGCATCTTCAACTTCCAG TTTGCGATCGTGGAGAACGTGCCATGCCCCACATCGCGTTTTCGTCCCCCACTCGCCTATGGACCTGCAGCTAGGTCATCGGGTCAGGATCATGCTGCCATCTGGCAGGATCAGCACTGGAACCATTCGTTTCCTGGGACACCTGCAGGGGGAGGCAGATCTCCACCTTGGGGTGGAGCTACAGACTCCTGATGCAGCATTGTGTGATGGGAGTCACAAGGGACGGAGCTATTTTGAATG CAGACCGGGTCATGGTGCCTTTGTACCATTCCACAAACTACTGATGGCCTGGGAATAA